A single genomic interval of Cervus elaphus chromosome 26, mCerEla1.1, whole genome shotgun sequence harbors:
- the TAAR9 gene encoding trace amine-associated receptor 9: MVNNFSHAEAVELCYQNVNGSCVKTPYTPGPRAILYAVLGLGAVLAVFGNLLVIVAVLHFKQLHTPTNFLIASLACADFLVGVTVMPFSTVRLVESCWYFGESYCKFHTCFDTSFCFASLFHLCCISVDRYIAVTDPLTYPARFTVSVSGLCIVLSWFFSVTYSFSIFYTGANEEGIEDLVVALSCVGGCQAPLNQNWVLLCFLLFFIPTVVMVFIYGKIFLVAKYQARKIESTASQAQCSSESYKDRVAKRERKAAKTLGIAVAAFLVSWLPYIIDAVIDAYMNFITPPYVYEILVWCVYYNSAMNPLIYAFFYPWFRKAIKLIISGQVLRSDSSTINLFSEEADID, from the coding sequence ATGGTGAACAATTTCTCCCACGCCGAAGCTGTGGAACTCTGCTACCAGAACGTGAATGGGTCCTGTGTTAAGACTCCTTACACACCAGGTCCTCGGGCAATTCTCTATGCAGTCCTCGGTTTGGGGGCTGTGCTGGCCGTGTTTGGAAACTTGCTGGTCATCGTTGCTGTTCTTCACTTCAAACAGCTGCACACACCCACTAACTTTCTGATTGCATCGCTGGCCTGTGCGGACTTCTTGGTGGGAGTGACCGTGATGCCCTTCAGCACAGTGAGGTTGGTGGAGAGCTGCTGGTACTTTGGGGAGAGCTACTGTAAATTTCATACTTGTTTCGACACTTCCTTCTGTTTTgcctctttatttcatttatgctGTATCTCTGTCGATAGATATATTGCTGTGACTGACCCTCTGACCTATCCAGCCAGGTTTACGGTCTCTGTTTCAGGATTATGCATTGTTCTCTCTTGGTTCTTTTCTGTCACATACAGTTTTTCTATCTTTTACACGGGGGCCAATGAGGAAGGGATTGAGGACCTAGTAGTTGCTCTCTCCTGTGTAGGAGGCTGCCAGGCTCCGTTGAATCAAAATTGGGTTCTGCTCTGTTTCCTCCTATTCTTTATACCCACTGTTGTCATGGTGTTTATATATGGTAAGATATTTTTGGTGGCTAAATATCAGGCCAGGAAGATAGAAAGTACAGCCAGCCAAGCTCAGTGCTCCTCAGAGAGTTACAAGGACAGAgtagcaaagagagagagaaaagctgcTAAAACATTGGGTATTGCCGTGGCAGCTTTTCTGGTCTCTTGGCTTCCATACATTATTGATGCTGTGATTGATGCTTATATGAATTTTATAACTCCTCCTTATGTTTATGAGATTTTAGTGTGGTGTGTTTATTACAATTCGGCTATGAATCCTTTGATTTATGCTTTCTTTTATCCATGGTTTCGAAAGGCAATAAAACTTATCATAAGTGGCCAAGTCTTAAGAAGTGATTCATccacaattaatttattttctgaggAAGCAGACATAGATTGA
- the TAAR8 gene encoding trace amine-associated receptor 8 translates to MASNLSQPDPVQLCYENVNRSCIKSPYSPASRVILYAVFGFGSLLAIFGNFLVMTSVLHFKQLHSPANFLIASLACADFLVGVTVMPFSMVRSVESCWYFGARFCALHSSCDVAFCYSSLFHLCFISIDRYIAVTDPLVYPTKFTVSVSGVCISIAWILPMVYSGAVFLTGVSDDGMEELVSALNCIGGCQIVVNQEWVLISVLVFFIPSLIMVILYGKIFIVAKQQALKIENTGSKAESESYKSRVAKRERKAAKTLGVTVVAFMISWLPYTIDILIDALMGFITPAYIYEICCWGAYYNSAMNPLIYALFYPWFRKAMKVILSGGFFKDSSSTISLYSE, encoded by the coding sequence ATGGCCAGCAATCTTTCCCAACCTGATCCCGTGCAGCTCTGCTATGAGAATGTGAACAGATCTTGTATTAAATCTCCCTACTCGCCTGCATCTCGGGTGATTCTGTATGCAGTGTTCGGCTTTGGGTCTTTATTGGCTATCTTTGGAAACTTCTTGGTGATgacttcagttcttcacttcaagCAGCTGCATTCGCCAGCCAATTTCTTGATCGCCTCTCTGGCCTGCGCGGACTTTCTGGTGGGAGTGACCGTGATGCCCTTCAGCATGGTCAGGTCCGTGGAGAGCTGCTGGTACTTTGGAGCCAGATTCTGTGCCCTTCACAGCTCCTGTGATGTGGCATTTTGTTACTCTTCTCTCTTCCACTTGTGCTTCATCTCCATCGACAGGTACATTGCTGTGACTGACCCACTGGTCTATCCCACCAAGTTTACGGTGTCTGTGTCAGGGGTCTGCATCAGCATCGCCTGGATCCTGCCCATGGTGTACAGCGGAGCTGTGTTCCTCACGGGTGTCAGTGACGACGGGATGGAGGAATTAGTAAGTGCTCTCAACTGTATAGGCGGTTGTCAAATTGTTGTAAATCAAGAATGGGTTTTGATAAGTGTTCTGGTATTTTTTATACCTTCCCTCATTATGGTAATTCTTTATGGGAAGATTTTTATTGTAGCTAAACAACAAGCtctaaaaattgaaaacactgGCAGCAAAGCAGAATCAGAGAGCTATAAATCCAGAGTggccaagagagagagaaaagcagctAAAACCCTGGGGGTCACAGTAGTAGCATTTATGATTTCATGGTTACCATATACAATTGATATATTAATTGATGCCCTTATGGGTTTCATAACCCCTGCCTATATTTATGAGATTTGCTGTTGGGGTGCCTATTACAACTCAGCCATGAACCCTTTGATTTATGCTTTATTTTACCCTTGGTTTAGGAAAGCCATGAAAGTTATTTTAAGTGGGGGATTTTTTAAAGATAGTTCATCAACCATTAGTTTATATTCAGAATGA
- the LOC122684111 gene encoding trace amine-associated receptor 7a-like — protein MNSSSPGVAAVPLCYEHLNGSCVKTPYSPGPRLILYTVFIFGTVLAVFGNLLVMISILHFKQLHSPTNFLIASLACADFLVGVTVMPFSTVRSVESCWYFGQRYCQLHSCFEGSFCYASIYHLCFISLDRYIALSDPLVYPARVTVSVSGLCIAFSWLFSIIFSFSLLGTGANAAGLEDLVSALTCVGGCQIAVNQSWVLVNFLLFFIPTLVMVVLYSKIFLIAKQQARQIESLSNKTGRCSDSYQGRVAKRETKAARAPGVAVLAFLVSWLPYFLDSITDAFLGFITPTYVCEILVWIAYYNSAMNPLIYAFFYPWFRKAIKLIVTGKVLRENSSTVNLFSP, from the coding sequence ATGAACAGCAGCTCACCCGGCGTTGCAGCCGTGCCGCTCTGCTACGAGCACCTGAACGGATCCTGTGTGAAAACCCCCTACTCGCCAGGTCCCCGCCTCATCCTCTACACGGTGTTCATCTTTGGAACTGTGCTGGCTGTATTTGGAAATCTCCTGGTAATGATTTCCATTCTCCACTTCAAGCAGCTGCATTCTCCTACCAACTTCTTGATCGCCTCCCTGGCCTGTGCAGACTTCTTGGTGGGAGTGACCGTGATGCCCTTCAGCACAGTGAGGTCCGTGGAGAGCTGCTGGTACTTTGGGCAGCGTTACTGTCAACTCCACTCTTGTTTTGAAGGCTCATTCTGTTACGCTTCCATCTACCACTTGTGCTTTATCTCTCTGGACAGGTACATTGCCCTCTCTGACCCCCTGGTCTATCCAGCCAGGGTCACTGTGTCTGTTTCTGGCTTGTGTATTGCCTTCTCCTGGCTCTTCTcgattatcttttctttttcccttcttggCACAGGAGCaaatgcagctggcctggaggatCTAGTAAGTGCTCTCACCTGTGTGGGAGGCTGTCAAATTGCAGTCAATCAGAGTTGGGTATTGgtgaatttccttttatttttcatcccCACCCTTGTGATGGTAGTTCTGTACTCCAAGATTTTCCTCATTGCTAAACAACAGGCTAGACAAATTGAGAGTCTGAGCAATAAGACTGGGCGATGCTCAGACAGCTACCAAGGCAGAGTGGCCAAGAGGGAGACAAAGGCTGCAAGAGCGCCGGGCGTCGCGGTGCTGGCGTTTCTGGTCTCCTGGCTGCCTTACTTCCTAGACTCCATCACTGACGCCTTCCTAGGTTTCATCACTCCCACGTATGTTTGTGAAATACTGGTTTGGATTGCTTATTATAACTCAGCTATGAACCCCTTGATTTATGCTTTCTTTTATCCCTGGTTTCGAAAAGCCATCAAACTCATTGTCACTGGCAAAGTCTTGAGAGAGAATTCCTCAAcagtaaatttattttctccGTAA
- the LOC122684113 gene encoding trace amine-associated receptor 6: MCFSNTKPNNYRTNSLLKIMSNSSPSAAAPLCYEHLNGSCVKTPYSPASRVILYAVYGFGAVLAVFGNLLVMTAILHFTQLHSPTNFLIASLACADFLVGVTVMPFSMVRSVESCWYFGRTFCTFHTCFDAAFCYSSLFHLSFISIDRYIAVTDPLVYPTKFTVSVSGVCISISWILPITYSGAVFYTGAHENGLEELSRALNCVGGCQTVVNQTWVLIDFLSFFIPTLVMIILYSNIFLVARQQAKKIENTGGKTESSSDSYKSRVAKRERKAAKTLGITVIAFMISWLPYSIDSLIDAFMGFITPAYIYEICCWCAYYNSAMNPLIYALFYPWFRKAIKVIVSGRVFKNSSASLNLFSEQM, from the coding sequence ATCATGAGCAACTCATCCCCCTCTGCAGCTGCGCCGCTCTGCTACGAGCACCTGAACGGATCCTGTGTGAAAACCCCCTACTCGCCCGCATCCCGGGTGATTCTGTACGCGGTGTACGGCTTTGGGGCTGTCCTAGCCGTGTTTGGGAACCTCCTGGTGATGACTGCCATCCTGCATTTCACGCAGCTGCACTCACCAACCAATTTTCTCATCGCCTCTCTGGCCTGTGCAGACTTCCTGGTGGGAGTGACTGTGATGCCCTTCAGCATGGTCAGGTCCGTGGAGAGCTGCTGGTACTTCGGGCGAACTTTCTGCACTTTTCACACATGCTTTGATGCAGCATTTTGTTACTCTTCTCTCTTCCACCTGTCCTTCATCTCCATCGACAGGTACATTGCTGTGACTGACCCCCTGGTCTATCCCACCAAGTTCACGGTGTCTGTGTCAGGGGTCTGCATCAGCATCTCCTGGATCCTGCCCATCACTTACAGTGGTGCCGTGTTCTACACGGGTGCCCATGAGAATGGGCTGGAGGAACTGTCTAGGGCCCTCAACTGCGTAGGAGGTTGCCAGACAGTTGTAAATCAAACCTGGGTGTTGATAGATTTTCTGTCCTTCTTTATACCTACCCTTGTTATGATAATTCTCTACAGTAATATTTTCCTTGTGGCCAGACAACAGGCCAAAAAGATTGAAAATACTGGTGGCAAAACAGAGTCATCATCAGACAGTTACAAATCCAGAGTGgccaagagagagaggaaagcagcTAAAACCCTGGGCATCACGGTCATAGCATTCATGATTTCGTGGTTACCATATAGTATTGACTCATTGATTGATGCCTTTATGGGCTTCATAACCCCGGCCTATATTTATGAGATTTGCTGTTGGTGTGCTTATTACAACTCGGCCATGAACCCTTTGATCTATGCTTTATTTTACCCTTGGTTTAGGAAAGCCATCAAAGTTATTGTGAGTGGTCGGGTTTTCAAGAATAGTTCTGCAAGCCTGAATTTGTTCTCTGAACAAATGTAA